In one window of Bradysia coprophila strain Holo2 unplaced genomic scaffold, BU_Bcop_v1 contig_200, whole genome shotgun sequence DNA:
- the LOC119075378 gene encoding uncharacterized protein LOC119075378 isoform X3 — protein sequence MPDYSKISKTLQKLNLSHLEETFKVYGIHDYVVLTLTSSQLRRYLPNNEERFRREFLILCTSDDVASSQETGQGDPNVQDGSNAGNQFSQSSTQEEMPDVEQVVSDLSYEEKSTQTGSSNGTDREIIGNTQVATTSKSRGMSEKTKKNLKKAGIIGASVVGASALAVVAAPVAIAAAGFGSAGVVAGSIAASWQATMGGYVAASSIFATLQSVGAIGLSTAATASIGLGGAAVGGATASGIMAISSKNERKDQGTQTSET from the exons ATGCCAGATTACAGCAAAATTAGTAAGACGTTGCAAAAACTGAATTTGAGTCATCTGGAAGAAACGTTCAAAG TTTATGGCATCCATGACTACGTTGTACTTACCCTAACTAGCAGTCAGCTTAGACGATATCTACCCAATAACGAAGAACGGTTTCGAAGggaatttctcattttatgtACAAGCGATGATGTAGCGAGTTCCCAAGAAAC TGGCCAGGGAGATCCGAATGTGCAAGATGGATCGAATGCTGGGAATCAATTCAGCCAATCATCTACTCAGGAAGAAATGCCTGATGTGGAACAGGTAGTGTCGGATTTATcgtatgaagaaaaatcaacacAAACTGGAAGCTCGAATGGAACCGATAGGGAAATAATTGGTAATACGCAAGTAGCAACAACGAGTAAATCAAGAGGAATGTCTGAAAAAACAAAG aaaaacttaaaaaaagcGGGAATTATTGGAGCAAGTGTAGTTGGAGCCTCAGCTTTAGCGGTAGTTGCTGCACCTGTGGCTATTGCGGCTGCTGGTTTTGGATCCGCTGGTGTTGTAGCAGGGTCGATTGCGGCTTCATGGCAAGCCACTATGGGCGGATATGTGGCCGCCTCAAGTATCTTCGCAACATTACAAAGCGTTGGTGCAATAGGTCTATCGACAGCAGCTACTGCATCTATTGGACTTGGTGGAGCAGCCGTAGGAGGTGCTACAGCGTCAGGAATTATGGCGATTTCAAGCAAAAACGAAAGGAAAGATCAAG GAACTCAAACTAGCGAGACATAA
- the LOC119075377 gene encoding inactive pancreatic lipase-related protein 1 isoform X1: MEPGQYTGKVLTHNTSLKNTKRLWLGLKAAHAQLDLAKLMFFYGDSFENHQIYELDQATDILKHPRFDLTRETALYIHGYIERPEVESIHVIVDAYQRNGEQNIIILNWGELADGNYLLDAVQNAKQLGPKVASVLIDLFNNGLQRDLFHLVGHSLGGQLSGMVGRNVIKKSKGTIKLKRISALDPAFPPFYPAIGTTAISKNDADMVDVIHTDAGLYGAPRSTGTVDFWPNSGKTLQPGCPKRDYKLLTDIGLKDLCSHRRSWRFWAESVAAKDTPTFHSVKSKSWSDFKKHRVDESYIIQMGLNCPENARPGDYYLQTNGDQPYSKGVSGITYEKNENVVFPTNDS; the protein is encoded by the exons GACTGTGGCTGGGACTGAAAGCCGCTCATGCTCAACTTGACTTGGCAAAATTGATGTTCTTTTATGG AGATTCATTCGAAAACCATCAAATCTATGAACTCGATCAAGCCACGGATATTCTCAAACATCCCCGGTTCGATTTAACAAGGGAAACGGCTCTGTACATCCATGGCTACATTGAAAGGCCAGAAGTCGAAAGTATTCATGTGATAGTCGATGCATATCAGAGGAACGGTGAACAgaatataataattttgaattgggGAGAACTGGCCGATGGAAATTATCTGTTAGATGCTGTACAAAATGCCAAGCAG TTAGGACCAAAGGTAGCCTCAGTTCTAATTGATTTGTTCAATAATGGTCTGCAAAGAGACTTATTTCATTTAG TCGGGCATTCTTTGGGAGGTCAATTATCTGGAATGGTTGGTAGAAATGTCATAAAAAAGTCGAAAGGAACAATAAAGTTGAAACG AATCTCGGCATTAGATCCCGCATTCCCGCCGTTCTATCCAGCAATTGGAACCACAGCAATAAGTAAAAACGATGCCGATATGGTTGACGTCATTCACACCGATGCTGGACTGTACGGTGCTCCAAGGAGCACTGGGACGGTGGATTTCTGGCCGAATAGTGGGAAAACGTTGCAGCCTGGATGTCCGAAACGAGATTACAAATTGTTAACGGATATTG GATTAAAAGACCTTTGCAGCCACAGAAGGTCATGGCGCTTTTGGGCTGAAAGTGTAGCGGCTAAAGACACTCCGACTTTCCATTCAGTGAAATCGAAAAGTTGGTCCGATTTTAAGAAGCATCGTGTGGATGAGTCATACATCATACAGATGGGTTTAAACTGTCCGGAAAA CGCTCGACCAGGTGATTATTACTTGCAGACTAACGGGGACCAACCGTATTCCAAAGGAGTCAGTGGAATTACGTACGAGAAAAATGAGAATGTGGTTTTTCCTACCAATGATTCTTAA
- the LOC119075377 gene encoding inactive pancreatic lipase-related protein 1 isoform X2 encodes MEPGQYTGKVLTHNTSLKNTKRLWLGLKAAHAQLDLAKLMFFYGDSFENHQIYELDQATDILKHPRFDLTRETALYIHGYIERPEVESIHVIVDAYQRNGEQNIIILNWGELADGNYLLDAVQNAKQLGPKVASVLIDLFNNGLQRDLFHLVGHSLGGQLSGMVGRNVIKKSKGTIKLKRISALDPAFPPFYPAIGTTAISKNDADMVDVIHTDAGLYGAPRSTGTVDFWPNSGKTLQPGCPKRDYKLLTDIDLCSHRRSWRFWAESVAAKDTPTFHSVKSKSWSDFKKHRVDESYIIQMGLNCPENARPGDYYLQTNGDQPYSKGVSGITYEKNENVVFPTNDS; translated from the exons GACTGTGGCTGGGACTGAAAGCCGCTCATGCTCAACTTGACTTGGCAAAATTGATGTTCTTTTATGG AGATTCATTCGAAAACCATCAAATCTATGAACTCGATCAAGCCACGGATATTCTCAAACATCCCCGGTTCGATTTAACAAGGGAAACGGCTCTGTACATCCATGGCTACATTGAAAGGCCAGAAGTCGAAAGTATTCATGTGATAGTCGATGCATATCAGAGGAACGGTGAACAgaatataataattttgaattgggGAGAACTGGCCGATGGAAATTATCTGTTAGATGCTGTACAAAATGCCAAGCAG TTAGGACCAAAGGTAGCCTCAGTTCTAATTGATTTGTTCAATAATGGTCTGCAAAGAGACTTATTTCATTTAG TCGGGCATTCTTTGGGAGGTCAATTATCTGGAATGGTTGGTAGAAATGTCATAAAAAAGTCGAAAGGAACAATAAAGTTGAAACG AATCTCGGCATTAGATCCCGCATTCCCGCCGTTCTATCCAGCAATTGGAACCACAGCAATAAGTAAAAACGATGCCGATATGGTTGACGTCATTCACACCGATGCTGGACTGTACGGTGCTCCAAGGAGCACTGGGACGGTGGATTTCTGGCCGAATAGTGGGAAAACGTTGCAGCCTGGATGTCCGAAACGAGATTACAAATTGTTAACGGATATTG ACCTTTGCAGCCACAGAAGGTCATGGCGCTTTTGGGCTGAAAGTGTAGCGGCTAAAGACACTCCGACTTTCCATTCAGTGAAATCGAAAAGTTGGTCCGATTTTAAGAAGCATCGTGTGGATGAGTCATACATCATACAGATGGGTTTAAACTGTCCGGAAAA CGCTCGACCAGGTGATTATTACTTGCAGACTAACGGGGACCAACCGTATTCCAAAGGAGTCAGTGGAATTACGTACGAGAAAAATGAGAATGTGGTTTTTCCTACCAATGATTCTTAA
- the LOC119075378 gene encoding uncharacterized protein LOC119075378 isoform X1: MPDYSKISKTLQKLNLSHLEETFKVYGIHDYVVLTLTSSQLRRYLPNNEERFRREFLILCTSDDVASSQETEQEDRSVQDESTTENQLSGQGDPNVQDGSNAGNQFSQSSTQEEMPDVEQVVSDLSYEEKSTQTGSSNGTDREIIGNTQVATTSKSRGMSEKTKKNLKKAGIIGASVVGASALAVVAAPVAIAAAGFGSAGVVAGSIAASWQATMGGYVAASSIFATLQSVGAIGLSTAATASIGLGGAAVGGATASGIMAISSKNERKDQGTQTSET; the protein is encoded by the exons ATGCCAGATTACAGCAAAATTAGTAAGACGTTGCAAAAACTGAATTTGAGTCATCTGGAAGAAACGTTCAAAG TTTATGGCATCCATGACTACGTTGTACTTACCCTAACTAGCAGTCAGCTTAGACGATATCTACCCAATAACGAAGAACGGTTTCGAAGggaatttctcattttatgtACAAGCGATGATGTAGCGAGTTCCCAAGAAACTGAACAGGAAGATCGGAGTGTGCAAGATGAATCGACTACTGAGAATCAGTTGAGTGGCCAGGGAGATCCGAATGTGCAAGATGGATCGAATGCTGGGAATCAATTCAGCCAATCATCTACTCAGGAAGAAATGCCTGATGTGGAACAGGTAGTGTCGGATTTATcgtatgaagaaaaatcaacacAAACTGGAAGCTCGAATGGAACCGATAGGGAAATAATTGGTAATACGCAAGTAGCAACAACGAGTAAATCAAGAGGAATGTCTGAAAAAACAAAG aaaaacttaaaaaaagcGGGAATTATTGGAGCAAGTGTAGTTGGAGCCTCAGCTTTAGCGGTAGTTGCTGCACCTGTGGCTATTGCGGCTGCTGGTTTTGGATCCGCTGGTGTTGTAGCAGGGTCGATTGCGGCTTCATGGCAAGCCACTATGGGCGGATATGTGGCCGCCTCAAGTATCTTCGCAACATTACAAAGCGTTGGTGCAATAGGTCTATCGACAGCAGCTACTGCATCTATTGGACTTGGTGGAGCAGCCGTAGGAGGTGCTACAGCGTCAGGAATTATGGCGATTTCAAGCAAAAACGAAAGGAAAGATCAAG GAACTCAAACTAGCGAGACATAA
- the LOC119075377 gene encoding inactive pancreatic lipase-related protein 1 isoform X3, whose product MSTLFNYTFAIMGLWLGLKAAHAQLDLAKLMFFYGDSFENHQIYELDQATDILKHPRFDLTRETALYIHGYIERPEVESIHVIVDAYQRNGEQNIIILNWGELADGNYLLDAVQNAKQLGPKVASVLIDLFNNGLQRDLFHLVGHSLGGQLSGMVGRNVIKKSKGTIKLKRISALDPAFPPFYPAIGTTAISKNDADMVDVIHTDAGLYGAPRSTGTVDFWPNSGKTLQPGCPKRDYKLLTDIGLKDLCSHRRSWRFWAESVAAKDTPTFHSVKSKSWSDFKKHRVDESYIIQMGLNCPENARPGDYYLQTNGDQPYSKGVSGITYEKNENVVFPTNDS is encoded by the exons GACTGTGGCTGGGACTGAAAGCCGCTCATGCTCAACTTGACTTGGCAAAATTGATGTTCTTTTATGG AGATTCATTCGAAAACCATCAAATCTATGAACTCGATCAAGCCACGGATATTCTCAAACATCCCCGGTTCGATTTAACAAGGGAAACGGCTCTGTACATCCATGGCTACATTGAAAGGCCAGAAGTCGAAAGTATTCATGTGATAGTCGATGCATATCAGAGGAACGGTGAACAgaatataataattttgaattgggGAGAACTGGCCGATGGAAATTATCTGTTAGATGCTGTACAAAATGCCAAGCAG TTAGGACCAAAGGTAGCCTCAGTTCTAATTGATTTGTTCAATAATGGTCTGCAAAGAGACTTATTTCATTTAG TCGGGCATTCTTTGGGAGGTCAATTATCTGGAATGGTTGGTAGAAATGTCATAAAAAAGTCGAAAGGAACAATAAAGTTGAAACG AATCTCGGCATTAGATCCCGCATTCCCGCCGTTCTATCCAGCAATTGGAACCACAGCAATAAGTAAAAACGATGCCGATATGGTTGACGTCATTCACACCGATGCTGGACTGTACGGTGCTCCAAGGAGCACTGGGACGGTGGATTTCTGGCCGAATAGTGGGAAAACGTTGCAGCCTGGATGTCCGAAACGAGATTACAAATTGTTAACGGATATTG GATTAAAAGACCTTTGCAGCCACAGAAGGTCATGGCGCTTTTGGGCTGAAAGTGTAGCGGCTAAAGACACTCCGACTTTCCATTCAGTGAAATCGAAAAGTTGGTCCGATTTTAAGAAGCATCGTGTGGATGAGTCATACATCATACAGATGGGTTTAAACTGTCCGGAAAA CGCTCGACCAGGTGATTATTACTTGCAGACTAACGGGGACCAACCGTATTCCAAAGGAGTCAGTGGAATTACGTACGAGAAAAATGAGAATGTGGTTTTTCCTACCAATGATTCTTAA
- the LOC119075378 gene encoding uncharacterized protein LOC119075378 isoform X2 yields MPDYSKISKTLQKLNLSHLEETFKVYGIHDYVVLTLTSSQLRRYLPNNEERFRREFLILCTSDDVASSQETEQEDRSVQDESTTENQLSGQGDPNVQDGSNAGNQFSQSSTQEEMPDVEQVVSDLSYEEKSTQTGSSNGTDREIIGNTQVATTSKSRGMSEKTKVKKLKKSGNYWSKCSWSLSFSGSCCTCGYCGCWFWIRWCCSRVDCGFMASHYGRICGRLKYLRNITKRWCNRSIDSSYCIYWTWWSSRRRCYSVRNYGDFKQKRKERSRNSN; encoded by the exons ATGCCAGATTACAGCAAAATTAGTAAGACGTTGCAAAAACTGAATTTGAGTCATCTGGAAGAAACGTTCAAAG TTTATGGCATCCATGACTACGTTGTACTTACCCTAACTAGCAGTCAGCTTAGACGATATCTACCCAATAACGAAGAACGGTTTCGAAGggaatttctcattttatgtACAAGCGATGATGTAGCGAGTTCCCAAGAAACTGAACAGGAAGATCGGAGTGTGCAAGATGAATCGACTACTGAGAATCAGTTGAGTGGCCAGGGAGATCCGAATGTGCAAGATGGATCGAATGCTGGGAATCAATTCAGCCAATCATCTACTCAGGAAGAAATGCCTGATGTGGAACAGGTAGTGTCGGATTTATcgtatgaagaaaaatcaacacAAACTGGAAGCTCGAATGGAACCGATAGGGAAATAATTGGTAATACGCAAGTAGCAACAACGAGTAAATCAAGAGGAATGTCTGAAAAAACAAAGGTAA aaaaacttaaaaaaagcGGGAATTATTGGAGCAAGTGTAGTTGGAGCCTCAGCTTTAGCGGTAGTTGCTGCACCTGTGGCTATTGCGGCTGCTGGTTTTGGATCCGCTGGTGTTGTAGCAGGGTCGATTGCGGCTTCATGGCAAGCCACTATGGGCGGATATGTGGCCGCCTCAAGTATCTTCGCAACATTACAAAGCGTTGGTGCAATAGGTCTATCGACAGCAGCTACTGCATCTATTGGACTTGGTGGAGCAGCCGTAGGAGGTGCTACAGCGTCAGGAATTATGGCGATTTCAAGCAAAAACGAAAGGAAAGATCAAG GAACTCAAACTAG